From a region of the Labrus mixtus chromosome 5, fLabMix1.1, whole genome shotgun sequence genome:
- the mtx3 gene encoding metaxin-3 isoform X2 has translation MAAAMELRCWGGDWGLPSVHTESLIVLAYAKFSGATVSVCPIDWTWKTLTATVPELLCGDSAVTEPTQILNFLRKQRFNADFELSARQGADTMAYIALLEEKLRPAVLHTFWVDAENYANLTRPWFASRSPFPLNFIVPGRSANTALSRILLTKGEAPLHRITEVEGKIYSDAKECLNLLAYRLGTANYFFGNSPTSLDAFVFGFIAPLYKAGLPSSPLQSHLKQLENITRFCDNILTVFFSSDHPNG, from the exons ATGGCGGCTGCCATGGAGCTGAGATGCTGGGGAGGAGACTGGGGTTTGCCTTCTGTACACACCGAGTCTCTGATAGTTCTG GCATATGCCAAGTTTTCTGGGGCAACAGTCTCAGTTTGTCCTATAGACTGGACATGGAAAACACTAACAG CGACAGTTCCAGAGTTGCTTTGTGGAGACTCCGCAGTTACAGAACCAACGCAGATTCTTAACTTTCTGAGAAAACAG AGGTTTAATGCAGACTTTGAGCTGTCTGCCAGACAAGGAGCAGATACCATGGCCTACATCGCTCTGCTTGAAGAGAAGCTGCGACCAGCTGTG TTGCACACTTTCTGGGTGGATGCAGAAAACTACGCCAACCTAACACGGCCATGGTTTGCTTCACGCTCACCGTTCCCTCTTAACTTTATCGTCCCCGGTCGCAGTGCCAACACTGCCCTTTCTCGCATCCTTCTAACTAAAGGAGAGGCGCCGCTGCACAGAATCACTGAGGTCGAGGGAAAG ATCTACAGCGACGCTAAAGAGTGCCTGAATCTCCTCGCGTACAGGTTGGGAACAGCAAACTACTTCTTTGGCAACTC gcCGACCAGTCTGGACGCCTTTGTGTTTGGGTTTATTGCTCCACTATACAAAGCCGGTCTCCCCAGCTCCCCTCTGCAGAGCCACCTCAAGCAGCTGGAGAACATCACACGCTTCTGTGACAACATCCTCAcagtcttcttcagctcagACCACCCTA